One genomic region from Epinephelus fuscoguttatus linkage group LG6, E.fuscoguttatus.final_Chr_v1 encodes:
- the polk gene encoding DNA polymerase kappa isoform X1: MENGAASSTGGEGFLSRMALNDNKAGMEGLDRDKINKIIMESSKGSRFYENELKREQQVNQRIEKMMQQKAQITEQQLKKAHAQVEKLASELEMTRDLSRVIIHVDMDAFYAAVEMRDCPELKDKPMAVGSMSMLSTSNYHARKYGVRAAMPGFIGKKLCPGLVIVPTNFDKYRAVSGEIRKIFADYDPHFQPMSLDEAYLDFTDHLEQRQSWPESSRTHYYQASSTATGEEQLPQEAVPEDKDLSPVLFDDSPSSLPGSDGVSAAAGAFEVFGTSVEEAVREMRFRIEQKTMLTASAGIAPNTMLAKVCSDKNKPNGQYRLPSTREAVMDFVQNLPVRKVSGIGKVSEKMLNALGVSSCSHLRQQMALLSLLFSETSWHHFMQVSLGLGSTYIPRHEERKSMSTERTFKELSKVEEQMSFCRELCEDLAEDMKKEGLKGKTVTLKLKNVNFEVKTRALTLPYAVATVDEIFAVAKDLLKTEIDNESPQPLRLRLMGVRISAFVSSDDKKPLQRSIIGFLQPGKTDSSGSPQGTTQKLDKKHLSDHSLQTGPLAQKYQRQEEVPMWSKQRGLEGVQTGEEPKQSFFQRAHAKRLQLQAGNANTQEEEQSASVIPSTGADAQQGVESSTKAHKNNCAASDLSEHDSVSLPEAQASTSGCGGKVSESLTCPVCFRQVKTTDLNVFNTHIDQCLNDASSKPNQCTVSDSESDVDLENDPKECEMVNKCTRECEVEVEKAESSKELEVNRGDPKKDQYSSKKQPGKSVVLLISGDSETVTSPQPQSCNDKGRVLICPVCQLTQDSNDLTVFNHHVDLCLNQEVLHELGGQTSFPINPPSVINSKAREAVSCRCKQVQAKPNDGAPLPLLLLKRLKASALATPSTSSSGDSHV, from the exons ATGGAGAATGGGGCTGCATCCTCTACAGGAGGAGAGGGCTTCCTCTCCAGGATGGCCCTCAATGACAACAAAGCTGGTATGGAGGGTCTTGACAGGGACAAGATCAACAAGATCATCATGGAGTCATCCAAG GGATCCAGGTTTTATGAGAATGAGCTGAAGAGAGAGCAGCAGGTGAACCAGCGCATTGAGAAAATGATGCAACAAAAGGCACAGATCACAGAGCAACAGTTAAAGAAAGCACACGCTCAG GTGGAGAAGTTGGCCAGTGAGTTGGAGATGACTCGTGATCTCAGCCGTGTGATTATACATGTGGACATGGACGCTTTCTACGCTGCCGTGGAGATGAGAGACTGTCCTGAGCTGAAGGACAAACCCATGGCTGTGGGATCCATGAGCATGCTG TCGACGTCTAACTACCATGCCAGGAAGTACGGGGTCCGAGCCGCCATGCCCGGCTTCATTGGAAAGAAACTCTGCCCCGGCTTAGTTATTGTGCCCACCAACTTTGACAAATACAGAGCTGTGAGTGGTGAG ATTCGGAAGATTTTTGCAGACTATGACCCTCACTTCCAGCCAATGAGCCTGGATGAAGCCTATCTGGATTTTACAGACCACTTGGAGCAGAGGCAGAGCTGGCCAGAATCCTCACGTACACATTACTACCAGGCCAGCAGCACCGCCACAG GTGAGGAGCAGCTTCCCCAGGAGGCAGTGCCAGAGGACAAAGACCTCTCTCCAGTCCTTTTTGACGACAGCCCCAGCTCCTTGCCAGGCTCTGATGgtgtcagtgctgctgctggtgcgtTTGAGGTGTTTGGGACATCTGTCGAAGAGGCTGTGAGAGAGATGCGCTTCCGCATTGAGCAGAAGACCATGCTGACTGCCAGTGCAG GAATTGCTCCAAACACGATGCTTGCCAAGGTGTGCAGTGACAAGAACAAGCCCAACGGCCAATACAGACTCCCCTCCACCAGAGAGGCAGTGATGGACTTCGTCCAGAATCTCCCAGTTCGCAAA GTTTCTGGCATTGGGAAGGTGAGTGAGAAGATGCTAAACGCTCTGGGCGTCAGTAGCTGTTCTCATCTTCGCCAGCAGATGGCGTTGCTGTCGTTGTTGTTCTCAGAGACATCCTGGCATCATTTCATGCAGGTTTCCCTGGGTCTGGGCTCCACATATATACCCAG ACATGAAGAAAGGAAAAGCATGAGCACAGAAAG GACATTTAAAGAATTGAGTAAAGTCGAGGAGCAGATGTCTTTTTGCAGAGAGCTCTGTGAAGATTTAGCAGAAGACATGAAGAAAGAAGGTCTAAAG GGTAAAACAGTGACGCTGAAGCTGAAGAACGTGAACTTCGAGGTGAAAACCAGGGCGTTGACACTGCCATACGCTGTTGCTACAGTGGATGAGATCTTTGCTGTTGCTAAGGACctactgaaaacagaaatcGACAATGAAAGCCCCCAGCCACTCAGACTGAGGCTCATGG GTGTTAGGATCTCCGCCTTTGTCAGTTCGGATGATAAAAAGCCCCTGCAGAGGAGCATCATTGGCTTTCTTCAGCCAGGCAAGACTGACTCAAGTGGCTCTCCCCAAGGAACGACTCAAAAGCTTGACAAAAAGCATCTCTCCGATCACTCCCTCCAGACGGGGCCCCTGGCGCAGAAGTACCAGCGACAAGAGGAAGTTCCCATGTGGAGTAAGCAGAGGGGGTTAGAAGGGGTGCAGACTGGTGAGGAACCCAAACAGTCTTTCTTCCAAAGGGCTCATGCCAAAAGACTGCAACTCCAGGCAGGGAATGCCAACACACAAGAGGAAGAACAGAGTGCTTCTGTGATTCCTTCCACAGGCGCTGATGCCCAACAGGGTGTAGAgtcatcaacaaaagcacacaagAATAACTGTGCGGCCTCAGATCTCTCAGAACATGACTCAGTCTCCCTCCCAGAGGCCCAAGCTTCCACATCAGGCTGTGGTGGCAAGGTGTCAGAGAGCCTCACCTGTCCAGTGTGCTTCAGGCAGGTGAAGACGACCGATCTGAATGTCTTCAACACACATATAGACCAGTGTCTCAATGATGCCTCCAGTAAGCCCAACCAATGCACAGTTTCTGACTCGGAGTCAGATGTGGATCTAGAAAACGACCCTAAAGAATGTGAAATGGTGAACAAATGTACAAGAGAGTGTGAGGTTGAAGTGGAGAAAGCAGAGAGCAGTAAGGAGTTGGAGGTGAACAGAGGCGATCCTAAGAAAGACCAGTACAGCTCAAAAAAACAGCCCGGGAAATCAGTGGTTTTGTTAATCAGTGGTGACAGCGAAACGGTGACCTCTCCACAGCCTCAGTCATGTAATGATAAAGGCCGCGTCCTCATCTGCCCAGTATGTCAGCTGACCCAGGATAGCAATGACCTCACTGTCTTCAACCACCACGTTGACCTCTGCCTGAACCAGGAAGTCCTACATGAGCTGGGGGGGCAGACATCATTTCCCATAAATCCACCCTCAGTTATAAATAGCAAGGCcagag AGGCCGTCTCCTGCCGGTGCAAGCAAGTACAGGCAAAACCAAACG ACGGGGctccccttcctctcctccttctaaAAAGGCTAAAGGCCTCTGCCCTCGCAACACCATCGACAAGTTCTTCAGGTGACAGCCATGTATGA
- the polk gene encoding DNA polymerase kappa isoform X2, whose translation MENGAASSTGGEGFLSRMALNDNKAGMEGLDRDKINKIIMESSKGSRFYENELKREQQVNQRIEKMMQQKAQITEQQLKKAHAQVEKLASELEMTRDLSRVIIHVDMDAFYAAVEMRDCPELKDKPMAVGSMSMLSTSNYHARKYGVRAAMPGFIGKKLCPGLVIVPTNFDKYRAVSGEIRKIFADYDPHFQPMSLDEAYLDFTDHLEQRQSWPESSRTHYYQASSTATGEEQLPQEAVPEDKDLSPVLFDDSPSSLPGSDGVSAAAGAFEVFGTSVEEAVREMRFRIEQKTMLTASAGIAPNTMLAKVCSDKNKPNGQYRLPSTREAVMDFVQNLPVRKVSGIGKVSEKMLNALGVSSCSHLRQQMALLSLLFSETSWHHFMQVSLGLGSTYIPRHEERKSMSTERTFKELSKVEEQMSFCRELCEDLAEDMKKEGLKGKTVTLKLKNVNFEVKTRALTLPYAVATVDEIFAVAKDLLKTEIDNESPQPLRLRLMGVRISAFVSSDDKKPLQRSIIGFLQPGKTDSSGSPQGTTQKLDKKHLSDHSLQTGPLAQKYQRQEEVPMWSKQRGLEGVQTGEEPKQSFFQRAHAKRLQLQAGNANTQEEEQSASVIPSTGADAQQGVESSTKAHKNNCAASDLSEHDSVSLPEAQASTSGCGGKVSESLTCPVCFRQVKTTDLNVFNTHIDQCLNDASSKPNQCTVSDSESDVDLENDPKECEMVNKCTRECEVEVEKAESSKELEVNRGDPKKDQYSSKKQPGKSVVLLISGDSETVTSPQPQSCNDKGRVLICPVCQLTQDSNDLTVFNHHVDLCLNQEVLHELGGQTSFPINPPSVINSKARDRGRLLPVQASTGKTKRRGSPSSPPSKKAKGLCPRNTIDKFFR comes from the exons ATGGAGAATGGGGCTGCATCCTCTACAGGAGGAGAGGGCTTCCTCTCCAGGATGGCCCTCAATGACAACAAAGCTGGTATGGAGGGTCTTGACAGGGACAAGATCAACAAGATCATCATGGAGTCATCCAAG GGATCCAGGTTTTATGAGAATGAGCTGAAGAGAGAGCAGCAGGTGAACCAGCGCATTGAGAAAATGATGCAACAAAAGGCACAGATCACAGAGCAACAGTTAAAGAAAGCACACGCTCAG GTGGAGAAGTTGGCCAGTGAGTTGGAGATGACTCGTGATCTCAGCCGTGTGATTATACATGTGGACATGGACGCTTTCTACGCTGCCGTGGAGATGAGAGACTGTCCTGAGCTGAAGGACAAACCCATGGCTGTGGGATCCATGAGCATGCTG TCGACGTCTAACTACCATGCCAGGAAGTACGGGGTCCGAGCCGCCATGCCCGGCTTCATTGGAAAGAAACTCTGCCCCGGCTTAGTTATTGTGCCCACCAACTTTGACAAATACAGAGCTGTGAGTGGTGAG ATTCGGAAGATTTTTGCAGACTATGACCCTCACTTCCAGCCAATGAGCCTGGATGAAGCCTATCTGGATTTTACAGACCACTTGGAGCAGAGGCAGAGCTGGCCAGAATCCTCACGTACACATTACTACCAGGCCAGCAGCACCGCCACAG GTGAGGAGCAGCTTCCCCAGGAGGCAGTGCCAGAGGACAAAGACCTCTCTCCAGTCCTTTTTGACGACAGCCCCAGCTCCTTGCCAGGCTCTGATGgtgtcagtgctgctgctggtgcgtTTGAGGTGTTTGGGACATCTGTCGAAGAGGCTGTGAGAGAGATGCGCTTCCGCATTGAGCAGAAGACCATGCTGACTGCCAGTGCAG GAATTGCTCCAAACACGATGCTTGCCAAGGTGTGCAGTGACAAGAACAAGCCCAACGGCCAATACAGACTCCCCTCCACCAGAGAGGCAGTGATGGACTTCGTCCAGAATCTCCCAGTTCGCAAA GTTTCTGGCATTGGGAAGGTGAGTGAGAAGATGCTAAACGCTCTGGGCGTCAGTAGCTGTTCTCATCTTCGCCAGCAGATGGCGTTGCTGTCGTTGTTGTTCTCAGAGACATCCTGGCATCATTTCATGCAGGTTTCCCTGGGTCTGGGCTCCACATATATACCCAG ACATGAAGAAAGGAAAAGCATGAGCACAGAAAG GACATTTAAAGAATTGAGTAAAGTCGAGGAGCAGATGTCTTTTTGCAGAGAGCTCTGTGAAGATTTAGCAGAAGACATGAAGAAAGAAGGTCTAAAG GGTAAAACAGTGACGCTGAAGCTGAAGAACGTGAACTTCGAGGTGAAAACCAGGGCGTTGACACTGCCATACGCTGTTGCTACAGTGGATGAGATCTTTGCTGTTGCTAAGGACctactgaaaacagaaatcGACAATGAAAGCCCCCAGCCACTCAGACTGAGGCTCATGG GTGTTAGGATCTCCGCCTTTGTCAGTTCGGATGATAAAAAGCCCCTGCAGAGGAGCATCATTGGCTTTCTTCAGCCAGGCAAGACTGACTCAAGTGGCTCTCCCCAAGGAACGACTCAAAAGCTTGACAAAAAGCATCTCTCCGATCACTCCCTCCAGACGGGGCCCCTGGCGCAGAAGTACCAGCGACAAGAGGAAGTTCCCATGTGGAGTAAGCAGAGGGGGTTAGAAGGGGTGCAGACTGGTGAGGAACCCAAACAGTCTTTCTTCCAAAGGGCTCATGCCAAAAGACTGCAACTCCAGGCAGGGAATGCCAACACACAAGAGGAAGAACAGAGTGCTTCTGTGATTCCTTCCACAGGCGCTGATGCCCAACAGGGTGTAGAgtcatcaacaaaagcacacaagAATAACTGTGCGGCCTCAGATCTCTCAGAACATGACTCAGTCTCCCTCCCAGAGGCCCAAGCTTCCACATCAGGCTGTGGTGGCAAGGTGTCAGAGAGCCTCACCTGTCCAGTGTGCTTCAGGCAGGTGAAGACGACCGATCTGAATGTCTTCAACACACATATAGACCAGTGTCTCAATGATGCCTCCAGTAAGCCCAACCAATGCACAGTTTCTGACTCGGAGTCAGATGTGGATCTAGAAAACGACCCTAAAGAATGTGAAATGGTGAACAAATGTACAAGAGAGTGTGAGGTTGAAGTGGAGAAAGCAGAGAGCAGTAAGGAGTTGGAGGTGAACAGAGGCGATCCTAAGAAAGACCAGTACAGCTCAAAAAAACAGCCCGGGAAATCAGTGGTTTTGTTAATCAGTGGTGACAGCGAAACGGTGACCTCTCCACAGCCTCAGTCATGTAATGATAAAGGCCGCGTCCTCATCTGCCCAGTATGTCAGCTGACCCAGGATAGCAATGACCTCACTGTCTTCAACCACCACGTTGACCTCTGCCTGAACCAGGAAGTCCTACATGAGCTGGGGGGGCAGACATCATTTCCCATAAATCCACCCTCAGTTATAAATAGCAAGGCcagag ACAGAGGCCGTCTCCTGCCGGTGCAAGCAAGTACAGGCAAAACCAAACG ACGGGGctccccttcctctcctccttctaaAAAGGCTAAAGGCCTCTGCCCTCGCAACACCATCGACAAGTTCTTCAGGTGA